A region of Ramlibacter agri DNA encodes the following proteins:
- a CDS encoding glycoside hydrolase family 15 protein, with protein MQAPGAPGIDPTWTSSDKDLVGCSLGSGRLWFTTGFGILNEVYSPRVDLPQIRDLGFIVADGQGFWVEVKRLESYRITLPRPGVPALEIIHAHPRFELRLRIAPDPQREVLLIEVSLQGDAGLRPYALLAPHLGGTGHDNVAEVGWHRGRRMLWAEQGPFGLALAAVDSSQCDAWGTASAGYVGASDGWQDFDRHGRLTWEFDSAGPGNVALIGALPRLATLALGFAASRESAATLAIASLCQPFDAVWAAHVGAWQQWHQQVQAPQGLPPALADQLATSAMVLRVHQDKTFVGALVASLSVPWGNTNDSLGGYHLVWPRDLVESAGALLALGAEPEAREILRYLAATQLAEGNWSQNQWLGGKAYWQGCQLDETAFPVLLAAALAERDALDGIEVAAMIQRALGFIARIGPSSEQDRWEEDAGINAFTLATCISALVCGAAWLDEPAREWALRIADDWNSRVEEWTAAQDTALARAHGVAGYYVRVAPPLDTEGMRHLERVLPIKNKLRDPGLPAEEQVATDFLHLVRMGLRDPGDPLVLDTLKLVDALLRVETPAGPAWHRYVGDGYGERDDGSAFDGTGRGRAWPLLGGERGHYELAAGRDPLPYLQAMASMVGRGGLIPEQVWDEPTAPRPWLALGRPTGSAMPLVWAHAEFVKLAASRALGRPFDRPDAVWRRYGGRRPAPAEALWSPRAPIAQMRAGQRLWLCLPRPARVHQGIDGWQAASELDATENGLGLYVVALPTSGLAAGTRIDFTFLWLDDGTWEGVDHHVTVR; from the coding sequence ATGCAAGCCCCCGGCGCCCCCGGAATCGATCCGACCTGGACGAGCAGCGACAAGGATCTCGTCGGCTGCTCGCTCGGCTCCGGCCGCCTGTGGTTCACCACCGGCTTCGGCATCCTCAACGAGGTCTACTCTCCGCGCGTCGACCTGCCGCAGATCCGCGACCTCGGCTTCATCGTCGCCGACGGGCAGGGCTTCTGGGTCGAGGTCAAGCGGCTGGAGTCGTACCGCATCACCTTGCCGCGGCCCGGCGTGCCGGCGCTCGAGATCATCCATGCGCATCCGCGTTTCGAGCTGCGGCTGCGCATCGCGCCGGATCCCCAACGCGAGGTGCTGCTGATCGAAGTGTCCTTGCAGGGCGATGCCGGCCTGCGCCCCTATGCGCTGCTCGCGCCGCACCTGGGCGGCACGGGGCACGACAACGTCGCCGAGGTGGGCTGGCACCGGGGACGCCGCATGCTGTGGGCCGAGCAGGGCCCTTTCGGGCTGGCGCTGGCCGCAGTGGACAGCAGCCAGTGCGATGCGTGGGGGACGGCGAGCGCCGGCTACGTCGGCGCCAGCGACGGTTGGCAGGACTTCGACCGCCATGGCCGGCTCACTTGGGAATTCGACTCCGCGGGCCCCGGGAACGTGGCCTTGATCGGCGCGCTCCCGCGCTTGGCGACGCTCGCGCTCGGCTTCGCGGCCAGCCGCGAGTCCGCCGCCACGCTGGCGATTGCATCCTTGTGCCAGCCCTTCGATGCCGTCTGGGCCGCGCACGTCGGTGCCTGGCAGCAATGGCACCAGCAGGTGCAAGCGCCGCAGGGCCTGCCACCGGCGCTCGCCGATCAACTGGCGACTTCCGCGATGGTGCTGCGGGTGCACCAGGACAAGACGTTCGTGGGCGCGCTGGTCGCGAGCCTCAGCGTGCCCTGGGGCAACACCAACGACAGCCTGGGCGGCTACCACCTGGTGTGGCCGCGGGACCTGGTCGAAAGCGCCGGCGCCCTGCTGGCGCTCGGGGCCGAGCCGGAAGCCCGGGAAATCCTGCGCTACCTGGCGGCGACCCAGCTCGCCGAAGGCAACTGGTCGCAGAACCAGTGGCTGGGCGGCAAGGCGTACTGGCAGGGTTGCCAGCTCGATGAAACGGCGTTCCCGGTGCTGCTGGCCGCCGCGCTGGCCGAGCGCGATGCGCTGGACGGCATCGAGGTGGCGGCGATGATCCAGCGCGCACTGGGCTTCATCGCGCGCATCGGGCCGTCGTCCGAGCAGGACCGCTGGGAAGAGGACGCCGGGATCAACGCCTTTACCCTGGCGACGTGCATCAGCGCGCTGGTGTGCGGCGCGGCGTGGCTGGACGAGCCTGCCAGGGAGTGGGCGCTGCGGATCGCCGACGACTGGAACTCGCGCGTCGAGGAGTGGACGGCCGCGCAGGACACCGCGCTCGCGCGGGCGCATGGCGTCGCCGGCTACTACGTTCGCGTCGCACCGCCGCTGGACACCGAGGGCATGCGGCATCTCGAGCGCGTGCTGCCGATCAAGAACAAGCTGCGTGATCCCGGCTTGCCGGCCGAGGAACAAGTGGCCACCGACTTCCTGCACCTGGTTCGCATGGGTCTGCGCGACCCGGGCGATCCGCTCGTGCTCGACACCCTGAAGCTGGTCGACGCGCTGCTGCGCGTGGAGACGCCGGCCGGTCCCGCCTGGCACCGCTACGTCGGCGACGGCTATGGCGAACGCGACGACGGCAGCGCCTTCGATGGCACCGGCCGCGGGCGCGCCTGGCCGCTCCTGGGCGGGGAGCGCGGGCACTACGAACTCGCGGCGGGTCGCGACCCCCTGCCTTACCTCCAGGCCATGGCGTCCATGGTGGGACGCGGCGGGCTGATTCCCGAGCAGGTCTGGGACGAGCCGACCGCGCCGCGTCCCTGGCTGGCGCTCGGCCGGCCCACCGGTTCGGCGATGCCGCTCGTGTGGGCGCATGCGGAATTCGTCAAGCTCGCCGCGAGCCGCGCGCTGGGGCGGCCGTTCGACCGCCCCGATGCGGTCTGGCGGCGTTACGGTGGCCGCCGTCCCGCGCCGGCCGAGGCGCTGTGGTCACCGCGGGCTCCGATCGCGCAGATGCGCGCCGGCCAACGACTATGGCTGTGCCTGCCGCGGCCGGCGCGGGTCCACCAGGGCATCGACGGCTGGCAGGCGGCGAGCGAGCTCGACGCCACGGAGAACGGGCTCGGGCTGTACGTGGTCGCCCTGCCCACGAGCGGCCTGGCGGCCGGGACACGGATCGACTTCACCTTCCTCTGGCTGGATGACGGCACGTGGGAGGGGGTGGATCACCACGTCACGGTTCGCTAG